Proteins found in one Neofelis nebulosa isolate mNeoNeb1 chromosome 3, mNeoNeb1.pri, whole genome shotgun sequence genomic segment:
- the CLGN gene encoding calmegin: MHFQRFWLYLGLLFISINAEFMDDGGEMEDFDENSEEIDVNEGELSSEIKYKTPQPIGEVYFTETFDSGRLTGWVLSKAKKDDTDEEISIYDGRWEIEELKENRIPGDRGLVLKSQAKHHAISATLAKPFIFADKPLIVQYEVNFQDGIDCGGAYIKLLADTDGLNLENFYDKTSYTIMFGPDKCGEDYKLHFIFRHKHPKTGVFEEKHAKPPDVDLKKFFTDRKTHLYTLVMNPDDTFEVLIDQIVVNQGSLLEDVVPPINPPKEIEDPSDKKPDEWDERAKIPDLSAVKPEDWDESEPAQIQDLSAVKPDGWLDDEPKFIPDPNAEKPDDWNEDMDGEWEAPRISNPACQIGCGEWTPPMIDNPKYKGVWRPPMIDNPNYQGIWSPRKIPNPDYFEDDHPFLLTSFRALGLELWSMTSNIYFDNFIICSEKEIADRWAADGWGVKIMIANANEPGVFKQLMVAAEERPWLWLIYLVTAGLPVALIALFCWPRKVKKKYEESEYKKTDICKPQTKGALEQEVKEKKAILEKPVDLGEEKKQSDGESLEKEEEGEPEEKSEEEIEIIEGQEESNKSNKPGSEDEMKEADESTGSGDGPVKSVRKRRVRKE, encoded by the exons ATGCATTTCCAAAGATTTTGGCTATATTTGGGTCTTCTATTCATCTCAATTAATGCAGAATTTATGGATGATGGTGGTGAGATGGAAGATTTTGatgaaaattcagaagaaattGATGTTAATGAAGGTGAACTCTCCTCAGAG ATTAAATATAAGACACCTCAACCTATAGGAGAAGTATATTTTACAGAAACTTTTGATAGTGGAAGGTTGACTGG GTGGGTCTTATCAAAAGCTAAGAAAGATGATACAGATGAGGAGATTTCCATATATGatg GAAGATGGGAAATAGAAGAATTGAAAGAAAACCGAATACCTGGTGACAGAGGGCTGGTGTTGAAATCTCAAGCAAAGCATCATGCGATATCTGCGACATTAGCAAAACCCTTCATTTTTGCTGATAAACCTTTGATTGTTCA ATATGAAGTAAATTTTCAAGATGGTATTGATTGTGGAGGTGCATACATTAAACTCCTAGCAGACACTGATGGTTTGAATCTG GAAAACTTTTATGATAAAACATCCTATACCATTATGTTTGGACCAGATAAATGTGGAGAAGATTATAAACTTCATTTTATCTTCAGACATAAACATCCCAAAACTGGAGTTTTTGAAGAGAAACATGCCAAACCTCCAGATGTAGACCTTAAAAAGTTCTTTACAGACCGGAAGACTCATCTTTATACCCTTG TGATGAATCCAGATGACACATTTGAAGTATTAATTGATCAAATCGTTGTAAACCAAGGAAGCCTACTAGAAGATGTGGTTCCTCCTATCAATCCtcccaaagaaattgaagatcCCAGTGACAAAAAGCCTGATGAATGGGATGAAAGAGCAAAAATCCCTGATCTTTCTGCTGTCAAACCAGAAGACTG GGATGAAAGTGAACCTGCCCAAATACAAGATTTAAGTGCTGTGAAGCCTGATGGCTGGCTTGATGATGAACCAAAATTTATTCCAGATCCTAATGCTGAGAAACCTGATGACTG GAATGAAGACATGGATGGAGAATGGGAGGCACCTCGTATTTCTAATCCAGCATGTCAAATTGGGTGTGGTGAGTGGACACCTCCCATGATAGATAACCCCAAATACAAAGGAGTGTGGAGACCTCCAATGATAGATAATCCTAACTACCAG ggaATCTGGAGTCCTCGAAAAATTCCTAACCCAGATTATTTTGAGGATGATCATCCATTTCTTCTGACTTCTTTCCGTGCTCTTGGTTTAGAGCTTTGGTCTATGACCTCTAATATCTACtttgataattttattatctgttcagaaaaggaaatagcaGACCGCTGGGCTGCAGATGGTTGGGGAGTGAAAATAATGATAGCAAATGCTAATGAG CCTGGTGTATTTAAACAGTTAATGGTAGCTGCCGAAGAGCGCCCATGGCTTTGGCTCATTTATCTTGTGACGGCAGGGCTTCCAGTAGCAttaattgctttattttgttgGCCAAGAAAAGTCaag AAAAAATATGAAGAGTCAGAGTATAAAAAAACTGACATATGTAAACCACAAACAAAGGGAGCACTAGAGCaagaagtgaaggaaaagaaagccatCCTGGAGAAACCAGTCGAcctgggagaagaaaaaaagcaaagtgatGGTGAAAGTCTTGAAAAAG AAGAGGAAGGTGAACCTGAGGAAAAGAGTGAAGAAGAAATCGAAATCATTGAAGGACAAGAAGAAAGTAATAAATCAAATAAACCTGGATCAGAGGATGAG ATGAAGGAAGCAGATGAGAGCACAGGATCTGGAGATGGGCCAGTGAAGTCAGTACGCAAAAGAAGAGTGCGAAAGGAATAA